A stretch of the Amycolatopsis sp. BJA-103 genome encodes the following:
- a CDS encoding oxidoreductase, translating to MPGFRRNNGPRDPGEGEPNGDAALPPLDPFDPNPDKRYEVPASELMKPGSTGLLRWRRQATNAPIVQVEDAYITGTLDLRAADIKYLFRFERCRFEHPPDVREAHLLGLVFRKCWLPGLKARNLRTRNDVRLIRSVVHVDGEHEIEETTVQRGDDRERGMPNAAVNLTDAVIEGSVVLTRTVISHPRGKAIQADRVNIVGALLAYRLVANGEVRIPGMRAGGNVNFSGATLNNRDGFALNGNGIHIGGSLLCEVDNYGPASQRKRFSASGIMFLPSATVDSDIIMREAKLSVNQAGPIVVDAWKSNDPYIDPRPALVADRLTVNGNLELSDGLQATGTLRMVNARIGGSLRLAGAEVQVVRGRSIPYYDRAIHLDGTTIGGDIEATSLRVPSGQLRMADITVGGNVLAWNSMFLHPRRDVFSARRAKIAGNFQLTDATVQGTLRLQGAEVGGSVNLFGTSLTEPGARTNTSYSLDVRTARIGRDLVLTENKERPFVAQGGVNLDGAQVARRVDFRGARLGSLPQHGIALDGSDVSADEFLLTPATPPDGRIVLRRAHCGTLGDNEAFWASTAGIELEDFRYDALQEDIALDDDRAIDHRIVLLRKAMDGYRPGPYDQLAATLRASGNEEHASTVLLKKQQFRYVALAKGFKFFGPGVHVWSWLQRSMVGYGFRPVRALGWLLTLLVLGSLYFGLGVDDCITNPKLTVSGPRCLVNQDDTGLQWNPVLYTIDLLVPIVDFGNKSRWYMHGMDNWVAAGFTASGWVLATTVAAGISRMLRRDN from the coding sequence ATGCCGGGCTTTCGGCGTAACAACGGGCCGCGCGATCCGGGGGAGGGCGAGCCGAACGGCGACGCGGCCCTGCCGCCGCTCGACCCGTTCGACCCGAATCCCGACAAGCGTTACGAGGTCCCGGCCTCCGAGCTGATGAAGCCGGGTTCGACCGGTCTGCTCCGGTGGCGCCGTCAGGCGACCAACGCGCCGATCGTGCAGGTCGAGGACGCCTACATCACCGGGACGCTCGATCTGCGTGCGGCCGACATCAAGTACCTGTTCCGGTTCGAGCGGTGCCGGTTCGAGCATCCGCCGGACGTCCGCGAGGCGCATCTGCTCGGGCTCGTGTTCCGCAAGTGCTGGCTGCCCGGGCTCAAGGCGCGCAACCTCCGCACCCGCAACGACGTCCGCCTGATCCGCAGCGTCGTGCACGTCGACGGCGAGCACGAGATCGAGGAGACCACGGTCCAGCGTGGCGACGATCGCGAGCGCGGGATGCCGAACGCGGCGGTCAACCTCACCGACGCCGTCATCGAGGGCTCGGTCGTGCTGACGCGCACGGTGATCTCCCATCCGCGCGGCAAGGCGATCCAGGCCGACCGGGTCAACATCGTCGGCGCGCTGCTCGCGTATCGGTTGGTGGCCAACGGGGAAGTCCGCATCCCGGGTATGCGGGCGGGCGGTAACGTCAACTTCTCCGGCGCGACGCTGAACAACCGGGACGGCTTCGCGCTCAACGGGAACGGGATCCACATCGGCGGCAGCCTGCTGTGCGAGGTGGACAACTACGGGCCCGCCTCGCAGCGGAAACGCTTCTCCGCCAGTGGGATCATGTTCCTGCCGAGCGCCACTGTGGACAGTGACATCATCATGCGGGAGGCCAAGCTCTCGGTGAACCAGGCCGGTCCGATCGTGGTGGACGCCTGGAAGTCGAACGATCCGTACATCGATCCGCGGCCTGCGCTGGTCGCGGATCGCTTGACGGTCAACGGAAACCTCGAACTGAGCGACGGGCTGCAGGCGACCGGGACGTTGCGGATGGTCAACGCGCGGATCGGTGGTTCGCTCCGGCTCGCCGGCGCCGAGGTCCAGGTCGTGCGCGGGCGCAGCATTCCCTACTACGACCGCGCGATCCACCTCGACGGGACGACGATCGGCGGCGACATCGAGGCGACGAGCCTGCGTGTCCCGTCGGGGCAGTTGCGCATGGCCGACATCACCGTCGGCGGCAACGTACTCGCCTGGAACTCGATGTTCCTGCACCCTCGACGCGACGTCTTCTCCGCGCGCCGCGCGAAGATCGCGGGGAACTTCCAGCTCACCGACGCGACCGTGCAGGGAACCCTGCGGTTGCAGGGCGCCGAGGTCGGCGGCAGCGTGAACCTCTTCGGTACCAGTCTGACCGAGCCCGGAGCGCGGACCAACACCAGTTACTCGCTGGACGTCCGCACCGCGCGGATCGGCCGCGACCTCGTCCTCACCGAGAACAAGGAGCGCCCGTTCGTCGCGCAGGGCGGGGTCAATCTCGACGGCGCCCAGGTCGCGCGGCGCGTCGACTTCCGCGGCGCGCGGCTCGGATCCCTGCCGCAGCACGGGATCGCGCTCGACGGCAGCGACGTCTCGGCCGACGAGTTCCTGCTCACGCCCGCCACTCCACCGGACGGCCGGATCGTTCTTCGGCGCGCGCATTGCGGGACCCTGGGCGACAACGAGGCGTTCTGGGCGTCTACGGCGGGGATCGAGCTGGAGGATTTCCGGTACGACGCGCTGCAGGAGGACATCGCGCTCGACGACGACCGGGCGATCGACCATCGGATCGTGTTGCTGCGCAAGGCGATGGACGGTTACCGCCCGGGCCCCTACGACCAGCTGGCGGCGACGCTGCGCGCGTCCGGTAACGAAGAGCACGCCTCCACGGTGCTGCTGAAGAAACAGCAGTTCCGGTACGTGGCGCTCGCGAAGGGCTTCAAGTTCTTCGGTCCCGGCGTGCACGTGTGGAGCTGGCTGCAACGGTCGATGGTCGGTTATGGCTTCCGCCCGGTGCGCGCGCTCGGCTGGCTGTTGACGCTGCTCGTGCTGGGCAGCCTGTATTTCGGGCTCGGCGTCGACGACTGCATCACCAATCCCAAGCTCACGGTGAGCGGGCCGCGGTGCCTGGTCAACCAGGACGACACCGGGCTGCAGTGGAATCCGGTGCTCTACACGATCGACCTGCTGGTCCCGATCGTCGACTTCGGGAACAAGTCGCGCTGGTACATGCACGGCATGGACAACTGGGTCGCGGCCGGGTTCACCGCCTCGGGCTGGGTGCTGGCGACGACGGTCGCGGCCGGTATCAGCCGCATGCTCCGGCGCGACAACTGA
- a CDS encoding amino acid ABC transporter ATP-binding protein, which yields MSTQTIVEVSGLHKAFGELEVLKGIDLRVERGQVVCIIGPSGSGKSTLLRCVNLLEEPQQGKIVVNGSEITDPDVDIDGARTKIGMVFQSFNLFSHLSVLENLTVAQRKVLKRGKEESERIARDNLAKVGLAEKESSLPTQLSGGQQQRVAIARALSMDPDVMLFDEPTSALDPELVGDVLAVMRQLAQEGMTMLVVTHEMQFAREVADIVLFMDGGVVVEQGAPDQVIGDPQEERTKTFLSRVLNPNHQD from the coding sequence ATGAGCACCCAGACGATCGTCGAAGTTTCGGGACTGCACAAGGCGTTCGGCGAACTCGAGGTACTCAAGGGCATCGACCTGCGGGTCGAGCGGGGCCAGGTCGTCTGCATCATCGGCCCGTCCGGTTCGGGCAAGTCGACGTTGTTGCGCTGCGTCAACCTCCTCGAGGAACCGCAGCAGGGCAAGATCGTGGTCAACGGCAGCGAGATCACCGATCCGGACGTCGACATCGACGGCGCCCGCACGAAGATCGGCATGGTCTTCCAGTCGTTCAACCTGTTCTCTCACCTGAGCGTGCTCGAAAACCTCACTGTCGCGCAGCGCAAGGTTTTGAAGCGTGGCAAGGAAGAGTCGGAGCGCATCGCGCGGGACAACCTCGCGAAGGTCGGACTGGCGGAGAAGGAGTCTTCGCTGCCGACGCAGCTTTCCGGCGGGCAGCAGCAGCGCGTCGCGATCGCCAGGGCGCTGTCGATGGACCCCGACGTCATGCTGTTCGACGAACCGACGTCGGCGCTGGACCCCGAACTGGTCGGTGACGTCCTCGCGGTCATGCGGCAGCTCGCGCAGGAGGGCATGACGATGCTCGTCGTCACGCACGAGATGCAGTTCGCCCGCGAGGTGGCCGACATCGTGCTGTTCATGGACGGCGGCGTCGTCGTCGAACAGGGCGCGCCGGACCAGGTCATCGGGGACCCGCAGGAGGAACGCACGAAGACGTTCCTCTCGCGGGTCCTCAACCCGAACCACCAGGACTAG
- a CDS encoding VanW family protein, with the protein MARDDHDEPGTDLFTDELLPSPETDEDLVDELFEGDRVVHPPPTPASKFRKGLGKAFMTAGLLMGLFVLAYAVDLIVSAGDVPRGVTVAGIDVGGLTHKDAESKLRRELEPKLIEPVRIRAGDVRTVLYPTSSGLGLDWPQTLGRAGHQPLSPYTRVMSFFTSREVGVVTWTDAPKLERAVTDLAAAKLNRPPVEGNIAFQPVAGSDGGVLPVAVEPRSGQTLADPKAAVTAVTDGWLSDGGVELKVTVAPVKANSPGVHAALAKIVVPAVAKPLVIRGEGKDATLKPDTIAGSFQFAARDDGNLEVRIDQGKLRAAAQPQLKETETDGADAQIVFVGDRPAVQPSKDARKVNWDLTFTALTTVLGKSDERELKAVYDASSPAVSTDAANVLGINEVIGEFTTSGLSGPSMTNTQTLATRVSGTIVKPNETFSLGARSGPRTAAAGYVPAPANEDGTGPVVVGGGVSQLATTLYNAAYLAGLADGGHLEHDNYLDRYPVARDVKAINNDGSPVEMQIVNDAPTGIAIQVIPANGSVTVRIWGTKRFSVQSVGGERHSYVPQPVQVGSGPGCVPDPGAAGFSTSDTRVLVDVVTGTEVRRETRNATYSPRITILCT; encoded by the coding sequence TTGGCGCGCGATGATCACGACGAACCGGGCACCGACCTGTTCACCGACGAGCTCCTTCCTTCCCCGGAGACCGACGAAGACCTGGTAGACGAGCTTTTCGAGGGCGACAGGGTGGTGCACCCGCCGCCGACGCCCGCCTCGAAGTTCCGCAAGGGCCTCGGCAAGGCCTTCATGACCGCCGGGCTGCTCATGGGCCTGTTCGTGCTCGCGTACGCGGTGGACCTGATCGTCAGCGCCGGGGACGTTCCGCGCGGGGTCACCGTCGCGGGGATCGACGTCGGCGGCCTCACGCACAAGGACGCCGAGTCGAAGCTTCGCCGCGAGCTGGAGCCGAAGCTGATCGAGCCGGTGCGGATCCGCGCGGGAGACGTCCGCACGGTGCTGTACCCCACGTCTTCCGGCCTCGGGCTCGACTGGCCTCAGACGCTGGGCCGAGCCGGTCATCAGCCGTTGAGCCCGTACACGCGGGTGATGTCGTTCTTCACCAGCCGTGAGGTCGGCGTCGTCACCTGGACCGACGCGCCGAAGCTCGAAAGAGCCGTCACGGACCTCGCCGCCGCGAAGCTGAATCGTCCGCCGGTCGAGGGGAACATCGCCTTCCAGCCCGTCGCGGGCAGCGACGGCGGTGTCCTCCCGGTCGCGGTCGAACCGCGGTCCGGGCAGACGCTCGCCGACCCCAAGGCCGCGGTCACCGCGGTCACCGACGGCTGGCTGAGCGACGGCGGTGTCGAGCTGAAGGTGACCGTCGCGCCGGTGAAGGCGAATTCGCCGGGGGTGCACGCGGCGCTGGCCAAGATCGTCGTCCCGGCGGTGGCGAAACCGCTGGTCATCCGCGGCGAGGGCAAGGACGCGACGCTGAAACCGGACACGATCGCGGGCTCCTTCCAGTTCGCCGCCCGCGACGACGGCAACCTCGAAGTCCGCATCGACCAGGGCAAACTGCGGGCCGCGGCGCAGCCGCAGCTCAAGGAGACCGAGACCGACGGGGCGGACGCGCAGATCGTCTTCGTCGGCGACAGGCCCGCCGTCCAGCCGTCGAAGGACGCGCGGAAGGTCAACTGGGACCTCACGTTCACCGCGCTGACCACGGTGCTCGGGAAGAGCGACGAGCGAGAGCTGAAAGCGGTCTACGACGCCAGCAGTCCGGCCGTCAGCACCGACGCGGCGAACGTCCTCGGCATCAACGAGGTCATCGGCGAGTTCACCACGTCGGGTCTGAGCGGGCCGTCGATGACGAACACGCAGACGCTGGCCACCCGCGTCTCCGGCACCATCGTGAAGCCGAACGAGACGTTCAGCCTCGGCGCGCGGTCCGGGCCGAGGACGGCGGCCGCGGGTTATGTCCCCGCCCCGGCGAACGAGGACGGCACCGGTCCGGTCGTGGTCGGCGGCGGCGTCTCGCAGCTGGCGACGACGCTCTACAACGCCGCGTACCTGGCGGGGCTCGCCGACGGCGGGCATCTGGAGCACGACAACTACCTGGACCGCTATCCGGTCGCGCGCGACGTCAAGGCGATCAACAACGACGGTTCACCGGTCGAGATGCAGATCGTCAACGACGCCCCGACCGGGATCGCGATCCAGGTGATCCCCGCCAACGGTTCGGTGACCGTGCGGATCTGGGGCACGAAGCGCTTTTCGGTCCAGAGCGTCGGCGGCGAACGGCACTCCTACGTCCCCCAGCCGGTGCAGGTCGGCTCGGGCCCCGGGTGTGTGCCGGATCCCGGCGCCGCCGGTTTCAGCACCTCGGACACCCGCGTGCTCGTCGACGTCGTCACCGGCACGGAGGTCCGCCGGGAGACCCGCAACGCGACCTACTCGCCGCGGATCACGATCCTCTGCACCTGA
- a CDS encoding TetR/AcrR family transcriptional regulator codes for MSESDDVPPRRRERQRAETSREITEIARRQMADAGPGAITLRGIAREMGMTARAIYSYFPTKDDLITALISGIGASLAEALETATDAVPETDPGGRLVAWGRGLREWALAHPEDFRLFYGRPIPGYRPPDAGPVDRTDHRVCHRLTSLVATLWQDDWPGEGAWSELNPEYVAKIREDLPDVSPAAAALALRVWGRMHGLVALEIDGHVRSVARDPAALHHAEMLDLVSSLRR; via the coding sequence GTGAGTGAGAGCGATGACGTGCCCCCGCGCCGCCGGGAGCGGCAGCGCGCGGAGACCAGCCGCGAGATCACGGAGATCGCGCGGCGGCAGATGGCCGACGCGGGGCCGGGAGCGATCACGCTGCGCGGCATCGCCCGTGAGATGGGCATGACCGCTCGCGCCATCTACAGCTACTTCCCCACCAAGGACGACTTGATCACGGCGCTGATCAGCGGAATCGGCGCGTCGCTGGCCGAGGCGCTGGAAACCGCCACCGACGCCGTGCCCGAGACCGACCCCGGCGGCAGGCTGGTGGCCTGGGGCCGGGGGCTGCGGGAATGGGCGCTGGCGCACCCCGAGGACTTCCGGCTGTTCTACGGGCGTCCCATCCCCGGTTACCGGCCGCCCGATGCGGGCCCGGTGGACCGGACGGACCATCGCGTGTGCCACCGGCTGACCTCGCTGGTGGCCACCTTGTGGCAAGACGACTGGCCGGGAGAGGGCGCCTGGTCGGAACTGAACCCCGAGTACGTCGCGAAGATCCGGGAAGACCTCCCGGACGTGTCTCCGGCCGCGGCCGCGCTCGCGCTGCGCGTGTGGGGCCGGATGCACGGCTTGGTGGCCCTGGAGATCGACGGTCATGTCCGGTCCGTCGCGCGCGACCCGGCCGCGCTGCATCACGCCGAGATGCTCGACCTGGTCAGCTCGCTGCGGCGGTGA
- a CDS encoding GroES family chaperonin, producing MLQDRVLVKLSPEDGERRSSGGIVIPATAQVARRLSWGDVLGVGNSVRNVKTGDRVLFNPDDQHEVEIQGEGHLVMRERDIHAVATERSEHGTGLYL from the coding sequence ATGCTGCAGGACAGGGTGCTCGTGAAGCTGTCCCCCGAGGACGGCGAGCGCCGGAGCTCCGGCGGGATCGTCATCCCCGCCACGGCGCAGGTCGCGCGGCGGCTCTCGTGGGGTGATGTACTGGGCGTGGGCAACAGTGTGCGGAACGTCAAGACCGGCGACCGCGTGCTGTTCAACCCGGACGACCAGCACGAGGTCGAGATCCAGGGCGAGGGGCACCTGGTGATGCGGGAGCGGGACATCCACGCCGTGGCGACCGAACGGTCCGAACACGGCACGGGGCTTTACCTGTAG
- a CDS encoding ESX secretion-associated protein EspG: protein MLRKPVELTLQTYETLLDQNNLGDIHPTLVRGAQWYLPEERRALAATAQSELDRQGLLTRGRIDAEFLDTLRFLQRPAVEYYSWVKSEGRERTVRAAGSGREALTVVLVDKVVYLKPTRPDTLAQDFTGLLPEAPAARTPSLNCSEADLQVLMKGEMLTGGGPSIRDAKKILQWIRSPHTFFGRLYVAIRDGGGNRKRVEKPPGWMDTEQGRVVFGPDTKGWVSLMGAGPHEIAAKVVQLESQLRGR from the coding sequence GTGCTCCGGAAACCCGTCGAGCTGACGCTCCAGACCTACGAGACCCTGCTGGACCAGAACAATCTCGGCGACATCCACCCGACGCTCGTCCGCGGTGCGCAGTGGTACCTGCCCGAGGAACGCCGAGCGCTGGCCGCGACCGCACAGTCCGAATTGGACAGACAAGGACTGCTCACGCGCGGCCGGATCGACGCCGAGTTCCTCGACACGCTGCGTTTCCTGCAGCGGCCGGCGGTCGAGTACTACTCGTGGGTGAAGTCCGAGGGGCGTGAACGGACCGTTCGCGCCGCGGGCAGTGGCCGGGAGGCACTCACCGTCGTCCTGGTCGACAAGGTCGTCTACCTGAAGCCGACCCGGCCGGACACGCTCGCGCAGGACTTCACCGGCCTGCTTCCCGAGGCTCCCGCGGCACGCACGCCGTCCTTGAACTGTTCGGAGGCCGATCTGCAAGTCCTGATGAAGGGCGAAATGCTGACCGGCGGCGGTCCGAGCATCCGCGATGCCAAGAAGATCCTCCAGTGGATCCGGTCGCCGCACACCTTCTTCGGAAGGCTGTACGTCGCCATCCGTGACGGTGGCGGCAACCGGAAACGCGTCGAGAAACCACCGGGCTGGATGGACACCGAGCAGGGCCGCGTCGTGTTCGGCCCGGACACCAAAGGCTGGGTGAGCCTCATGGGTGCCGGGCCGCACGAAATCGCCGCGAAGGTGGTCCAGCTGGAATCGCAGCTCCGGGGGCGCTAG
- a CDS encoding DUF1330 domain-containing protein has product MPAYVVVDVGVVDEEAGWAYAPVAQRSILDHGGRYLVAGPTPEPVEGTWDSQRLMVIEFPDMDRARQWYDSPEYRRARRIREGKAQLRMLFLEGSPPEGFTPRGV; this is encoded by the coding sequence ATGCCCGCATACGTCGTGGTGGATGTCGGAGTGGTCGACGAGGAGGCGGGCTGGGCTTACGCCCCGGTGGCCCAGCGATCGATCCTCGATCACGGTGGCCGCTACCTGGTCGCCGGTCCCACGCCGGAACCGGTGGAAGGCACCTGGGACTCGCAGCGCCTCATGGTCATCGAGTTCCCCGACATGGACCGGGCCCGCCAGTGGTACGACTCTCCCGAGTACCGGCGCGCCCGGCGGATCAGGGAGGGCAAGGCCCAGTTGCGGATGCTGTTCCTCGAGGGCTCGCCACCTGAGGGCTTCACCCCACGCGGCGTCTAG
- a CDS encoding SRPBCC family protein, with product MTQPSATGKIAITATPEKVYALVSDPGALAGMSEEYEGHRWVGDAKTVAVGAKFRGRNRRGVRRWSTLSTITDAEEGKRFAFEVTTFAGLPVARWQYDIEASGDGCVAVESTWDRRPGWLRGPTSLFTGVWKRDDANRANIAATLARLKATAES from the coding sequence ATGACCCAGCCCAGCGCCACCGGCAAGATCGCCATCACCGCTACGCCCGAGAAGGTGTACGCCCTGGTCAGCGACCCGGGCGCGCTCGCGGGCATGTCCGAGGAGTACGAGGGGCATCGCTGGGTCGGCGACGCGAAGACCGTCGCCGTCGGTGCGAAGTTCCGCGGCCGCAACCGTCGCGGGGTCCGCCGCTGGAGCACCCTCTCGACGATCACCGACGCCGAAGAGGGCAAGCGGTTCGCCTTCGAGGTGACCACTTTCGCCGGGCTTCCCGTGGCGCGCTGGCAGTACGACATCGAGGCTTCGGGCGACGGCTGCGTGGCCGTGGAGAGCACGTGGGACCGGCGGCCGGGCTGGCTTCGCGGACCGACGTCGCTGTTCACCGGGGTCTGGAAGCGGGACGACGCCAACCGCGCGAACATCGCCGCGACGCTGGCCCGGCTGAAGGCCACCGCCGAATCCTGA
- a CDS encoding class I SAM-dependent DNA methyltransferase, with amino-acid sequence MSLEDDPADGWFPESVATDYDDPGGVNAPEAVAAIVDVLEDLADGPVLEFAVGTGRIAAPLAARGVPVSGIELSRAMAARIAAKPGGDAVGVTIGDMTKTRVAGEFSVVYLVFNTISNVTTQDGQVDVFRNAAAHLRPGGLFVVEVGLPDLRRLPPGQDTVPFAMKPGSYVGFDQYDVVTQQFTSNHVTVSPDGTGRFRRIPFRYAWPAEMDLMARIAGMRLKHRWAGWDRSELTAESTGHVSIWEKAPAPHHPHEAPPLG; translated from the coding sequence GTGAGCTTGGAAGACGACCCGGCGGACGGCTGGTTTCCCGAGAGTGTGGCCACGGACTACGACGACCCGGGCGGTGTGAACGCGCCCGAAGCGGTGGCGGCCATAGTGGACGTCCTCGAAGATCTCGCCGACGGACCGGTGCTCGAATTCGCCGTCGGGACCGGGCGGATCGCGGCGCCGCTGGCCGCGCGTGGCGTGCCGGTGAGCGGCATCGAGCTGAGCCGGGCGATGGCGGCGCGGATCGCGGCCAAACCGGGCGGCGACGCGGTCGGGGTCACGATCGGCGACATGACGAAGACGCGGGTGGCCGGCGAGTTCTCGGTGGTCTATCTGGTCTTCAACACGATCTCCAACGTGACCACCCAGGACGGCCAGGTCGACGTCTTCCGCAACGCGGCCGCGCATCTGCGGCCGGGCGGGTTGTTCGTCGTCGAGGTGGGCCTGCCGGACCTGCGCCGCCTGCCACCGGGGCAGGACACCGTCCCGTTCGCGATGAAACCCGGCAGCTACGTCGGGTTCGACCAGTACGACGTGGTGACGCAGCAGTTCACGTCGAACCACGTCACCGTGTCACCGGACGGGACCGGGCGATTCCGCCGCATCCCCTTCCGGTACGCCTGGCCCGCCGAGATGGACTTGATGGCGCGCATCGCCGGGATGCGCCTCAAGCACCGCTGGGCGGGCTGGGACCGCTCGGAACTCACCGCCGAGAGCACCGGGCACGTGTCGATCTGGGAGAAAGCCCCGGCCCCTCATCACCCACATGAGGCTCCTCCCCTGGGGTGA
- a CDS encoding DUF3558 domain-containing protein, which yields MTIAALASVALLGGCSDQKTGTPTPTSAPSSTGLPTDGAPAVTDPIANTAAAEADPCSTISNPEIESIGGKVKRSELEQLTMGNACAWVFQESPNTVSAGLVTGNKDGLSALYAQHATGGLTTFKPVDPVNGYPAVIYANGGEGKGNCTLAIGVRNDLVYNVIPRLSSGHPSFSDPCGMAVKVAEAAIKNLKGA from the coding sequence ATGACCATCGCAGCGCTGGCCTCGGTTGCCTTGCTCGGTGGCTGCAGCGATCAGAAGACCGGCACCCCCACGCCGACGAGCGCACCCTCCTCTACGGGACTCCCCACTGACGGAGCCCCGGCTGTGACCGACCCGATCGCCAACACCGCAGCAGCCGAGGCAGACCCGTGCAGCACGATCTCCAACCCGGAGATCGAGTCCATCGGCGGCAAGGTCAAGCGCTCCGAACTGGAACAGTTGACCATGGGTAACGCCTGCGCCTGGGTCTTCCAAGAATCGCCGAACACCGTCAGCGCCGGCCTCGTCACTGGGAACAAAGACGGTCTGAGCGCCCTGTATGCACAGCACGCCACTGGCGGCCTCACCACTTTCAAACCGGTCGATCCGGTCAACGGATACCCAGCGGTCATCTACGCCAACGGCGGCGAAGGCAAGGGAAACTGCACACTCGCCATCGGTGTTCGTAATGACCTCGTCTACAACGTCATTCCGCGCCTGAGCAGTGGTCACCCTTCCTTCTCGGACCCGTGTGGGATGGCGGTCAAGGTCGCGGAGGCGGCGATCAAGAATCTCAAGGGGGCGTAG
- a CDS encoding NHL domain-containing thioredoxin family protein — protein sequence MRAPELAGDVWLNTGGARITLAGLRGRVVLLDFWTSGCVNCLHVLDELRPLEAEFADVLVTIGVHSPKFLHEGEAAAIEAAVRRYEVHHPVLNDPQMTTWSQYAVKAWPTLVVVDPEGYVVHVAAGEGHAEALRRVIGDLVATHEAKGTLRRGGSPYVPAEEQHTELRFPSKAVTTAEGRILVADTGNHSIVEFASDGETIIRRFGSGARGAQDGPFDLATFTEPSGITLLPYEVAERAGYHAVVADTAGHRLRGIDLITGEVSTVAGTGRQWRDGVDTGKALDIDLTSPWDVAWWGPAGGVVVAMAGNHTLSVFEPVSGSIRRFAGTTVEGLRDGDVHEAFFAQTSGLTPDGRRLWIADAETSALRWIQPEGETFTVHTAVGVDLFSFGHVDGPADQALLQHPLGLAVLPGDTIAIADTYNGAIRRYDPLTRRVTTLATGLAEPQGLLVHDGELLVVESAGGRIGPVPLGEQAVSGDAHAVRRPPSVLAPGELEFSVVFTPPPGEKLDDRYGPSTRLEISASPPELLADGAGVGTDLFRKLRFADGVTEGVLQVVAQAASCDDGGEHPACRITRQDWGVPVRFEKGGESVLSLVMAGDPGK from the coding sequence GTGCGGGCGCCCGAGCTCGCCGGCGACGTCTGGCTCAACACCGGTGGTGCGCGGATCACGCTCGCCGGGTTGCGCGGCCGCGTCGTCCTGCTGGACTTCTGGACCAGCGGGTGCGTCAACTGCCTGCACGTGCTGGACGAGCTGCGCCCGCTGGAGGCCGAGTTCGCCGACGTCCTGGTGACCATCGGCGTGCATTCGCCCAAGTTCCTGCACGAGGGCGAGGCGGCCGCGATCGAGGCGGCGGTGCGGCGCTACGAGGTGCACCATCCGGTGCTCAACGATCCGCAGATGACCACCTGGTCGCAGTACGCGGTCAAGGCCTGGCCGACGCTGGTCGTCGTCGACCCCGAGGGCTACGTCGTGCACGTCGCCGCCGGTGAAGGACACGCCGAGGCGCTGCGCCGGGTGATCGGCGACCTCGTCGCGACCCACGAGGCCAAGGGCACGCTGCGCCGCGGCGGCAGCCCGTACGTCCCGGCCGAGGAGCAGCACACCGAACTGCGCTTCCCGAGCAAGGCCGTCACCACCGCCGAAGGCCGGATCCTGGTCGCCGACACCGGCAATCACTCCATCGTCGAGTTCGCCTCCGACGGCGAGACGATCATCCGCCGCTTCGGCAGCGGGGCCCGCGGCGCGCAGGACGGCCCCTTCGACCTGGCGACCTTCACCGAGCCGTCCGGGATCACGCTGCTGCCGTACGAGGTCGCCGAGCGCGCGGGCTACCACGCCGTCGTCGCCGACACGGCCGGCCACCGGCTGCGCGGAATCGACCTGATCACCGGCGAGGTCAGCACGGTCGCCGGCACCGGCCGCCAATGGCGCGACGGCGTCGACACCGGCAAGGCGCTCGACATCGACCTCACCAGCCCGTGGGACGTCGCCTGGTGGGGACCCGCGGGCGGCGTCGTGGTCGCCATGGCGGGCAACCACACGCTGAGCGTGTTCGAGCCGGTCTCGGGCAGCATCCGCCGCTTCGCCGGTACGACCGTCGAGGGCCTGCGAGATGGCGACGTCCACGAAGCGTTCTTCGCGCAGACGTCCGGTCTCACGCCCGACGGGCGAAGGCTGTGGATCGCGGACGCCGAGACGTCGGCGCTGCGTTGGATCCAGCCCGAGGGCGAGACGTTCACCGTGCACACCGCGGTCGGCGTCGACCTGTTCTCCTTCGGCCACGTCGACGGGCCCGCGGACCAGGCGCTCCTGCAGCATCCGCTCGGCCTCGCCGTGCTGCCCGGCGACACCATCGCGATCGCCGACACCTACAACGGCGCCATCCGCCGCTACGACCCGCTCACCCGCCGGGTGACCACGCTCGCGACCGGTCTCGCGGAGCCACAGGGCCTGCTGGTGCACGACGGCGAACTGCTGGTCGTCGAGTCGGCGGGCGGCCGGATCGGGCCGGTGCCGCTCGGCGAGCAGGCCGTGTCCGGGGACGCGCACGCCGTCCGCCGTCCGCCGTCCGTGCTGGCACCGGGTGAGCTGGAGTTCTCCGTCGTCTTCACCCCGCCTCCCGGCGAGAAGCTCGACGACCGCTACGGCCCGTCGACGCGCCTGGAGATCAGCGCGTCGCCGCCGGAACTGCTGGCCGACGGCGCGGGGGTGGGCACGGACCTGTTCCGCAAGCTCCGCTTCGCCGACGGAGTCACCGAAGGCGTTCTGCAGGTCGTCGCGCAGGCCGCGAGCTGTGACGACGGAGGCGAGCACCCCGCCTGCCGCATCACCCGGCAGGACTGGGGAGTACCCGTCCGGTTCGAAAAGGGTGGAGAAAGCGTGCTGAGCCTGGTCATGGCGGGGGATCCGGGAAAGTAG